From Actinomycetota bacterium, a single genomic window includes:
- a CDS encoding nuclease-related domain-containing protein: protein MAAVLATGVTAGLLAAQLAPDSAGLLAVAAAAGLGWRLRFRPSPDTLAWRRGAAGERRTARLLAPLERRGWVVLHDLAIPGSAANIDHVVIGPGGVLVVDSKQYRGRLHLDRYGMVWHGRHLLVSALRKVLWQADQADQVLGIADITVAAIVAVHGASVPWGLLQADGVTIVPARRVPDLLQALPPVLGSERVVWLADRARLRFHAAA from the coding sequence GTGGCCGCAGTGCTGGCCACGGGCGTAACCGCCGGGCTGCTGGCCGCCCAACTCGCACCGGATTCAGCTGGGCTGCTGGCGGTGGCGGCTGCGGCCGGGCTCGGCTGGCGGCTTCGGTTCCGTCCCAGCCCGGACACCCTGGCCTGGCGGCGCGGGGCCGCCGGTGAGCGGCGTACCGCCCGCCTGCTCGCCCCCTTGGAGCGCCGTGGCTGGGTGGTGCTGCACGACCTGGCCATCCCCGGATCAGCGGCCAATATCGATCATGTGGTTATCGGACCCGGCGGGGTGCTGGTCGTCGACTCCAAGCAGTACCGAGGACGGCTCCACCTGGATCGGTACGGGATGGTGTGGCATGGCCGCCACCTGCTCGTCTCGGCCCTGCGCAAGGTCCTCTGGCAGGCGGACCAGGCCGACCAGGTTCTCGGCATCGCCGACATCACCGTCGCCGCCATCGTCGCCGTGCATGGCGCCAGCGTCCCTTGGGGTTTGCTGCAGGCCGATGGGGTCACCATCGTCCCCGCCCGGCGGGTGCCCGACCTACTGCAGGCACTGCCGCCCGTCCTTGGATCCGAGCGGGTGGTCTGGCTGGCCGACCGAGCCCGGCTGCGGTTCCACGCCGCCGCCTAA